Proteins encoded in a region of the Acidobacteriota bacterium genome:
- a CDS encoding alpha/beta fold hydrolase has protein sequence MPTKFWFFVTLSLLLLASPTSAQQPASSRPPDPAAIRPAPATSFKAPENIEFRTANVISEGVRIHAELYSLKALAGKPLPTIIQAHGWGGTAANFRLDSLALANAGYLVICFDYRGWGQSDGRIILAAPPEKHEGRRFTAQVEELREYVDPMEQLTDWFTVINWAMGEPAVDKQRIGLRGSSYSGGHVFFVAAREPRVKAIVSQVGAFDSRWVMADEANRKLTYDEATKRARGELGYPEPRVKAVGNLIGAPIRDKLIHYLPSDEAAKLKDCAALFIVAEKEELFDNKDHAKLAYDRMPGTKKKYVSYPDITHYGIYREKRQEAINLAIEWFDQYLKK, from the coding sequence ATGCCAACCAAGTTTTGGTTTTTCGTCACGCTTTCTTTGTTGCTGCTCGCCAGCCCTACGTCCGCCCAACAACCGGCGAGTTCGCGCCCGCCTGATCCGGCGGCGATTCGACCCGCGCCCGCCACGAGTTTCAAAGCGCCGGAGAATATCGAATTCCGCACCGCCAACGTCATCAGCGAAGGCGTGCGCATTCATGCCGAGCTGTATTCCTTAAAGGCGCTCGCGGGCAAACCCTTGCCGACGATCATACAGGCGCACGGCTGGGGCGGCACGGCGGCGAACTTCCGGTTGGATTCGCTGGCGCTGGCGAATGCGGGTTATCTGGTCATCTGTTTTGATTATCGCGGCTGGGGACAAAGCGACGGGCGCATCATTCTGGCCGCGCCGCCTGAAAAACACGAAGGCCGCCGTTTCACCGCCCAGGTCGAAGAGTTACGTGAATACGTTGACCCAATGGAACAGTTGACCGACTGGTTCACCGTCATCAACTGGGCAATGGGCGAACCCGCCGTGGATAAGCAACGCATCGGCCTGCGCGGTTCCAGCTATTCGGGCGGACATGTGTTTTTTGTCGCGGCGCGTGAACCGCGCGTCAAAGCCATCGTCAGCCAGGTCGGCGCGTTTGATTCGCGCTGGGTCATGGCCGATGAAGCCAATCGCAAACTCACCTATGACGAAGCGACCAAACGCGCGCGCGGCGAACTGGGCTATCCCGAACCGCGTGTCAAAGCCGTCGGCAACCTGATCGGCGCGCCCATCCGCGACAAACTCATTCACTATTTGCCCAGCGATGAGGCCGCCAAGCTCAAAGATTGCGCGGCGCTCTTCATCGTGGCCGAAAAGGAAGAACTCTTTGACAACAAAGATCATGCCAAGCTGGCCTATGACCGCATGCCGGGGACGAAGAAGAAATACGTCTCTTACCCAGACATCACGCATTACGGCATTTATCGCGAGAAACGCCAGGAGGCGATCAATCTGGCGATTGAGTGGTTCGATCAGTATTTGAAGAAATAA
- a CDS encoding PQQ-binding-like beta-propeller repeat protein: MKASAKIIGSLVCLLALVYGWGFPSTAQDLAGKAAPPDGAKLYEARCAVCHDNAQDRTPPKAQLARKLPDEIITALTNGVMKTQAAGLKELEIRALAVYLTGKQPAGLLDPAQLANRCQTPGAPLNLKAANWNGWGADLDNTRYQPKPGLKAADVPRLKVKWAFAYPASMAIGQPTIVGDRLFVTTDSGQVISLNAQTGCAYWAVGVNAPVRTAVSVGPLPAGHSSGAKFAAYFGDERATVHAVDAETGKHLWRIKLDDHPVARITGSPVLHGDRLYVPVSSVEEAISRGDKYECCKFRGAMTALDAYTGKLLWKSHTITEEMRPYKKNSAGTQLYGPAGAAIWSAPTLDLKRGVLYAGTGNSYTDAPTTGADSILAFDLATGKIRWGFQALPNDNFIMNCRQPGQGNCPENAGPDFDFGSSPILRKLPNGKDVILAGNKAGILFALDPDNQGKKLWEAKLGFGTALGGIEWGFTADAANVYVPLADPFGDPKQRKPGLAAVKIATGEKLWFIPAPEAKCTWGTTRCNNAQSAAASLIPGVVFSGASDGHLRAYATADGKIVWDFDTAGQPYDAVNGKQAKGGTIDGGGPTIANGIVYVNSGYGRIIGMPGNALLAFSVEGK, encoded by the coding sequence ATGAAAGCATCCGCAAAAATCATCGGCAGTCTGGTATGTCTGCTGGCGCTCGTTTACGGCTGGGGATTCCCTTCCACCGCGCAAGACCTGGCGGGCAAAGCTGCGCCGCCCGATGGCGCGAAACTTTATGAAGCGCGTTGCGCCGTCTGTCACGACAACGCGCAAGACCGCACGCCGCCCAAAGCGCAACTCGCGCGCAAGCTGCCCGATGAAATTATCACCGCGCTCACCAACGGCGTGATGAAAACGCAGGCCGCCGGGTTGAAGGAATTGGAAATTCGCGCACTGGCCGTGTATCTGACCGGCAAACAACCGGCGGGCTTGCTCGACCCCGCGCAACTCGCCAATCGCTGCCAGACGCCCGGCGCGCCCCTCAATCTGAAAGCGGCGAATTGGAACGGCTGGGGCGCTGATCTCGATAACACGCGCTATCAACCCAAACCCGGGTTGAAGGCCGCCGACGTGCCGCGCCTCAAGGTCAAATGGGCGTTCGCCTATCCCGCCTCAATGGCGATTGGGCAACCAACCATCGTTGGCGACCGGTTGTTTGTCACGACCGATTCGGGCCAGGTCATCAGCCTGAACGCGCAAACGGGTTGCGCCTATTGGGCGGTGGGCGTGAATGCGCCGGTGCGCACGGCGGTTTCGGTCGGCCCGCTGCCCGCTGGTCACAGCAGCGGGGCCAAATTCGCCGCCTATTTCGGCGACGAACGCGCCACGGTTCATGCGGTGGATGCCGAGACGGGCAAACATTTGTGGCGGATAAAACTCGACGATCACCCGGTCGCGCGCATCACGGGTTCGCCTGTCCTGCACGGTGATCGTTTGTACGTGCCCGTTTCTTCAGTCGAAGAGGCCATCTCGCGCGGCGACAAATACGAATGCTGCAAGTTTCGCGGCGCGATGACGGCGCTCGATGCTTACACCGGCAAACTGCTCTGGAAGTCGCACACCATCACCGAAGAGATGCGGCCATATAAAAAGAATTCGGCGGGCACGCAGCTTTACGGCCCGGCGGGCGCGGCCATCTGGTCGGCCCCGACGCTCGACCTCAAACGTGGCGTGCTGTATGCGGGCACGGGCAATTCCTACACCGATGCGCCCACGACCGGGGCCGACTCAATCCTCGCGTTCGATCTGGCGACGGGCAAAATTCGCTGGGGTTTTCAGGCCCTGCCCAACGACAACTTCATCATGAATTGCCGCCAGCCGGGCCAGGGCAATTGCCCCGAAAACGCCGGGCCGGATTTCGATTTCGGCAGTTCACCGATCTTGCGCAAACTGCCCAACGGCAAAGACGTGATTCTCGCCGGCAACAAAGCGGGCATCCTCTTCGCGCTCGACCCTGACAACCAAGGCAAGAAACTGTGGGAAGCCAAACTCGGTTTTGGCACCGCGCTGGGCGGCATCGAGTGGGGCTTCACCGCCGATGCGGCGAATGTGTATGTGCCGCTGGCCGATCCGTTCGGCGATCCCAAGCAACGCAAGCCGGGTCTGGCCGCCGTGAAAATCGCCACCGGCGAAAAGCTCTGGTTCATCCCCGCGCCCGAAGCGAAATGCACCTGGGGGACGACCCGCTGCAACAACGCGCAATCGGCGGCGGCTTCGTTGATTCCCGGCGTCGTGTTTTCGGGCGCGTCTGACGGTCACTTGCGCGCCTACGCGACGGCTGACGGCAAGATCGTTTGGGATTTCGATACGGCGGGACAGCCTTACGATGCGGTCAACGGCAAGCAGGCCAAAGGCGGCACGATAGATGGGGGCGGGCCGACGATTGCGAACGGCATTGTTTATGTCAATTCCGGCTATGGCCGCATCATCGGGATGCCGGGCAATGCGTTGCTGGCGTTTTCGGTGGAGGGCAAGTAG